From a single Crateriforma spongiae genomic region:
- a CDS encoding adenylate/guanylate cyclase domain-containing protein, which translates to MLLSPVLANLVGSLFNILYNQTQVQPLLTERQMDRFFEVVKWFNLVVYPIAIACFVVPVTRLRPIHRRLINGDPVDRDELSSAQRLIINLPWWFLIVAAIGWLICIPVFPLALVALGEPVFGEVITHLITSFLIASLIAVTQSFFAVELTIQKTLFPVFFQSDSPASVPGARPLSITHRGLLWSFTAVVCPVVSLLLIVLVPDAAHRAPLFAIAVAVVAIAFGFATSWMLGRLVVRPIRALKLASQRIADGHLNTHVPLQHADEFGLLIESFNSMASGLRERERLHQTFGRHVGQEAAKQILQQGDAGGGREQNVSIMFVDVRNFTMHSSQQPPHEIVAALNAFFAAAVERIEGHGGMVNKFLGDGLMAIFGVGTDAKRHADQAVAAAIDLQSFVVDQADTFNDLHWPGFAIGIGINSGNAIVGSIGSPRRQEYTAMGDTVNVAARVESLTKTLSQPILITASTQTLLTQLFTLHPQVPQNVKGKAVPIELFAVEFSVSTANR; encoded by the coding sequence GTGTTGCTGTCACCGGTGTTGGCAAATTTGGTCGGCAGCCTGTTCAACATCCTGTACAACCAGACGCAAGTACAGCCACTGTTGACCGAACGCCAGATGGACCGCTTCTTCGAAGTCGTCAAATGGTTCAACTTGGTCGTGTATCCCATCGCGATCGCCTGCTTTGTGGTTCCGGTCACGCGGCTGCGTCCAATTCATCGCCGGCTGATCAACGGCGATCCCGTCGATCGCGATGAATTGTCATCGGCCCAGCGATTGATCATCAATCTGCCGTGGTGGTTTTTGATCGTTGCGGCGATCGGCTGGCTGATTTGCATTCCGGTTTTCCCGCTTGCCTTGGTCGCACTGGGTGAACCTGTTTTCGGCGAAGTGATCACGCACTTGATCACTTCGTTTTTGATCGCTTCGCTGATTGCGGTGACCCAAAGCTTCTTTGCGGTCGAACTGACCATTCAAAAGACACTGTTTCCGGTATTCTTCCAATCGGATTCACCGGCCAGTGTGCCCGGCGCAAGACCACTATCGATCACCCATCGTGGGTTGCTGTGGTCGTTTACCGCCGTTGTTTGCCCGGTCGTTTCACTGTTGTTGATCGTGTTGGTTCCGGATGCCGCCCACCGCGCACCACTGTTCGCGATTGCCGTTGCGGTGGTGGCGATTGCGTTTGGATTCGCCACCAGTTGGATGCTGGGACGCTTGGTCGTTCGGCCGATCCGCGCGTTGAAACTTGCGTCACAACGCATCGCCGACGGGCATCTGAACACCCATGTGCCTTTGCAGCACGCTGATGAGTTTGGGTTGCTGATCGAAAGCTTCAACAGCATGGCCAGCGGTTTGCGCGAGCGAGAACGCTTGCATCAAACCTTCGGACGTCACGTCGGCCAGGAAGCGGCAAAGCAGATCCTTCAACAGGGCGACGCCGGTGGCGGCCGGGAACAAAACGTGTCGATCATGTTCGTCGACGTGCGAAACTTCACCATGCATTCGTCACAGCAACCGCCTCATGAAATTGTTGCCGCGTTGAATGCCTTTTTCGCCGCTGCGGTGGAACGGATCGAAGGCCACGGTGGGATGGTCAACAAGTTCCTAGGCGACGGTTTGATGGCCATTTTCGGCGTCGGCACCGACGCCAAACGACACGCCGACCAGGCGGTTGCCGCCGCCATTGATTTGCAGTCGTTTGTCGTCGACCAAGCCGACACGTTCAATGATCTTCATTGGCCCGGTTTCGCCATCGGCATTGGAATCAATTCAGGCAATGCCATCGTCGGAAGCATTGGCTCACCGCGGCGACAGGAATACACCGCGATGGGCGACACGGTGAATGTCGCGGCCCGAGTCGAATCGTTGACCAAGACGTTGTCGCAGCCCATTCTGATCACCGCGTCGACCCAAACCTTGCTGACGCAATTGTTCACGTTGCACCCGCAGGTGCCGCAGAACGTGAAGGGCAAAGCGGTTCCGATTGAATTGTTCGCGGTCGAATTTTCCGTGTCCACGGCGAACCGCTAG
- a CDS encoding MlaD family protein, whose amino-acid sequence MDENRMRFGVGVLVIAAIGIGIILTFLFGAFPTVLNREYTLDVWFPSSEGVSTNTPVLRDGFRIGRVSNIRLVDDFDEHPEGGVILTLRLGQEFVLTHEYVPRIGNGSFITGDSKLEFVRASRTELATLLDGNLDLIDEPYSDGEYFKHGRKAADPFSVLFDLEDDIRLTMESIRGAGVSVEQAGRSVQSMVGDLRSVIGMAPAPPAGRGAVSDDPSVRTAGYQNPPSMKLAQNTPPSFAQPQPPGQTISPRNDATLRDLADEAIRTLEEFQGAIRDVRQIVSNPDIRQNIETSIEKVPGFIDQATETLQSASDSFDSFERAGRQFEQVGSTADQTLQNVDTAVEDAVVKLNATLGGLEKTIANVERFTEPLGARGGELIEQVLTSLANLDNAVIELQSVGQMINRSDGTLRRLIEDDEMYYDVLRTVKNIENATARIRPILDDVRVFTDKVARDPRQLGVRGALTNRPNGLGLK is encoded by the coding sequence ATGGACGAAAACAGAATGCGATTCGGCGTCGGCGTCCTCGTGATTGCCGCCATCGGAATCGGAATCATTTTGACCTTTCTATTCGGCGCGTTTCCGACGGTGCTGAATCGCGAATACACGTTGGACGTCTGGTTTCCATCATCCGAGGGCGTCAGCACAAATACACCGGTGCTGCGTGACGGTTTTCGGATCGGGCGGGTCAGCAACATTCGTCTGGTCGATGACTTTGACGAACACCCCGAAGGCGGCGTGATCTTGACGCTGCGTTTGGGTCAAGAGTTCGTGTTGACTCACGAATACGTTCCTCGCATCGGCAACGGATCTTTCATCACGGGTGATTCCAAGCTGGAATTCGTTCGTGCCAGCCGAACGGAACTGGCAACGCTGCTGGACGGCAACTTGGACCTGATCGACGAACCTTATTCCGACGGCGAGTATTTCAAGCACGGACGAAAGGCGGCGGATCCGTTCAGCGTCCTATTCGACTTGGAAGACGATATTCGGTTGACCATGGAATCAATTCGCGGGGCCGGGGTTTCAGTCGAACAGGCCGGTCGCAGTGTCCAATCGATGGTCGGGGACCTTCGATCGGTGATCGGTATGGCCCCGGCACCACCGGCCGGACGCGGCGCGGTTTCCGACGATCCATCGGTCCGAACCGCGGGTTATCAAAACCCACCTTCGATGAAATTGGCTCAAAACACGCCGCCCAGCTTTGCCCAGCCGCAGCCCCCGGGCCAAACCATTTCGCCACGCAATGATGCCACACTGCGGGACCTAGCGGATGAAGCCATCCGGACTCTGGAAGAATTCCAGGGGGCGATCCGCGACGTCCGTCAGATCGTCAGCAATCCCGACATCCGGCAAAACATCGAAACGTCGATTGAAAAGGTTCCCGGTTTTATCGACCAGGCCACCGAGACGTTGCAAAGCGCAAGCGATTCGTTTGACAGCTTTGAAAGGGCAGGGCGGCAATTCGAACAAGTCGGTTCCACCGCAGATCAAACACTGCAAAACGTGGACACGGCGGTCGAAGATGCGGTCGTTAAACTCAACGCGACGCTGGGTGGTCTTGAGAAAACCATCGCCAATGTTGAACGCTTTACCGAACCCTTGGGAGCACGCGGTGGCGAATTGATTGAACAAGTCTTGACCAGCTTGGCCAACCTGGACAACGCCGTGATTGAACTACAATCGGTCGGCCAGATGATCAACCGCAGCGACGGAACCTTACGTCGGCTGATCGAGGACGACGAAATGTACTATGACGTGCTTCGCACCGTGAAAAATATTGAAAACGCCACCGCGCGGATTCGCCCGATCCTGGACGACGTTCGGGTCTTCACCGATAAAGTCGCGCGAGATCCACGACAATTGGGCGTCCGCGGCGCATTGACCAATCGTCCCAACGGCCTTGGCTTGAAGTGA
- a CDS encoding arylsulfatase — MQILHVRVLCALALVGVLVSPPCLSPTLLAAESSRPNFIVIVCDDMGFSDLGCYGGEIETPHLDRLASSGLRFVDFHNNAKCSETRASLMTGLWHQQSKNLKKPGNVTIAEVLKPAGYRTLMSGKWHLASEPPERGFDRYFGFLGGCINFFTGNDWGSGENLMRLDRNVFDVPDDFYSTDAITDYAIEFLNEGESDDRPFFLYLAHNAPHFPLHAPEEDIAKYRGRYRVGWDEIRRRRYQRLQELGIADETWNLSDRDSKVESWESLTAKEREFLEPMMEVYAAMVDRLDQNIGRLVDHLESTGQLDNTLIFFFSDNGACPYQRLKGDMLVPGSVDSDIAYDARWANMCNTPLRNYKQYAHHGGTLTPMIAHWPNGIQDTGGLNHFPSHLVDIMPTLVELAGATYPTQRNGQDVFPMEGVSLAATLQGKEASRQRKPIYWEFANNHAVRDGNWKLVAERTKDWELYDVSRDRCETDNIIDQYPDVAKRLAESYDQWAKRVGAKTHAKCLNSSPSSQSQLFNLDKLLRDPQ; from the coding sequence ATGCAAATACTTCATGTTCGTGTCCTCTGCGCTCTCGCGTTGGTAGGTGTGCTGGTTAGCCCGCCATGCCTGAGCCCCACACTGCTTGCCGCCGAATCATCACGCCCCAATTTCATTGTCATTGTTTGCGACGACATGGGATTTTCCGATCTGGGTTGCTATGGCGGTGAAATCGAGACGCCCCATCTGGACCGGTTGGCCTCGTCGGGCTTGCGTTTCGTTGATTTCCACAACAACGCCAAGTGTTCTGAAACGAGGGCGTCGCTGATGACCGGACTCTGGCATCAGCAGTCCAAAAACCTAAAGAAACCCGGCAACGTCACCATTGCCGAAGTCTTGAAGCCTGCCGGTTACCGGACATTGATGAGCGGAAAATGGCATCTGGCTAGCGAGCCGCCGGAACGCGGATTCGATCGATACTTCGGATTTCTAGGCGGCTGCATCAACTTCTTTACAGGCAACGATTGGGGCAGCGGTGAGAACCTGATGCGGCTGGACCGCAACGTCTTTGACGTTCCGGATGATTTCTATTCCACCGATGCGATCACCGACTATGCGATCGAATTTTTGAATGAAGGTGAATCCGACGATCGCCCCTTTTTCCTTTACTTGGCCCACAACGCCCCTCATTTCCCATTACATGCACCGGAGGAAGACATCGCAAAATACCGCGGGCGTTATCGCGTCGGCTGGGATGAGATTCGTCGCCGTCGGTATCAACGATTACAGGAACTGGGGATCGCCGACGAAACATGGAATCTGTCGGATCGTGATTCCAAAGTCGAATCATGGGAATCGCTGACTGCGAAGGAGCGTGAATTCTTGGAACCCATGATGGAGGTGTACGCGGCGATGGTGGACCGCCTGGACCAAAACATCGGTCGGCTGGTCGATCACTTGGAATCCACTGGCCAACTGGACAACACCTTGATCTTTTTCTTTTCCGACAACGGCGCTTGCCCTTACCAGCGGCTGAAGGGTGACATGCTTGTTCCCGGGTCGGTCGACAGTGACATCGCTTATGACGCCCGCTGGGCCAACATGTGCAACACGCCGCTGCGGAACTACAAACAGTATGCCCACCATGGCGGCACGCTGACGCCGATGATCGCGCACTGGCCCAATGGTATTCAAGACACCGGCGGCCTAAACCATTTCCCGTCACACTTGGTCGACATCATGCCGACGTTGGTGGAACTAGCGGGTGCCACGTATCCGACGCAGCGAAACGGACAAGACGTCTTCCCGATGGAGGGCGTTTCGTTGGCGGCTACGCTTCAAGGCAAAGAGGCGTCGCGACAACGCAAACCGATCTACTGGGAATTCGCCAACAACCATGCCGTCCGTGATGGCAATTGGAAACTGGTCGCCGAGCGTACCAAAGATTGGGAACTGTACGATGTTTCGCGCGACCGATGCGAAACCGACAATATCATTGATCAGTACCCTGACGTTGCGAAACGTCTGGCGGAATCTTACGACCAGTGGGCCAAACGAGTCGGTGCAAAAACGCACGCAAAGTGCCTGAATTCGTCCCCGTCCAGTCAATCGCAACTGTTCAATCTGGACAAACTGTTGCGTGATCCTCAATAG
- a CDS encoding MlaE family ABC transporter permease, producing the protein MRPVEKWVTDWGSAVIDGVSTVGDMAVFAWQMCTWMFTRLPKRGTLLTNFYQVGVLSLPVVALTGTFIGMVLAVQSYYQFHAIGLESRLGVVINTSLVRELGPVLAATMLAGRVGGAMAAVLGTMRVTEQIDALTAMGADPIHYLVVPRFLACILLIPALTIMADFMGIVGGYFYSVIILHIDHAAYLNHSREGVVGFDLFSGVFKSVFFGGIIAVVSCYRGFHCDPGAEGVGKAATAAFVYSFVLILAIDLFLNIVLDAVYFMIYPEGTSLL; encoded by the coding sequence ATGCGACCGGTCGAAAAGTGGGTCACCGATTGGGGATCCGCGGTCATCGATGGCGTCAGCACCGTCGGCGACATGGCCGTGTTCGCATGGCAAATGTGCACTTGGATGTTCACGCGGCTACCCAAGCGCGGAACCCTGCTGACAAACTTTTACCAGGTGGGCGTGCTCAGTTTGCCGGTGGTGGCGTTGACCGGAACGTTCATCGGAATGGTCTTGGCCGTCCAAAGCTACTACCAGTTTCACGCCATCGGTTTGGAAAGCCGCCTGGGCGTTGTCATCAACACCTCACTGGTCCGTGAACTGGGGCCGGTGCTGGCCGCCACCATGTTGGCCGGACGTGTGGGCGGTGCGATGGCAGCGGTGTTGGGCACCATGCGAGTGACCGAACAAATCGATGCGTTGACGGCCATGGGGGCCGATCCGATCCACTACTTGGTGGTGCCGCGATTCCTTGCCTGCATCCTGTTGATTCCTGCACTGACGATCATGGCCGATTTCATGGGCATCGTTGGTGGGTACTTTTACAGCGTGATCATCCTGCACATCGATCACGCGGCATATCTGAACCATTCACGCGAAGGCGTTGTCGGATTCGATCTGTTTTCCGGCGTGTTCAAGAGTGTGTTTTTCGGCGGCATCATCGCCGTGGTTTCTTGTTACCGTGGTTTTCATTGTGATCCGGGCGCCGAAGGCGTCGGTAAAGCGGCGACCGCGGCATTCGTTTATTCGTTCGTGCTGATCTTGGCCATCGATTTGTTTTTGAACATCGTGCTGGACGCGGTGTACTTCATGATCTACCCCGAAGGAACATCGCTGCTATGA
- a CDS encoding ABC transporter ATP-binding protein produces the protein MIDDSILPESDTGALIDVDNVSMVLNGQCILQDINVQITRGQTVAVIGESGCGKTVFMKTLVGLLNPTRGRVRFDGQSLGQMSQGELTATRRRFGFVFQNAALFDSMTIYENVAFPLRQEKVQPPESDVRNRVMRHLAEVGLPTSAAAKRPAELSGGMRKRVGLARALILKPELVVYDEPTTGLDPIMSDVINELILDTRRRYPVTSIVVTHDMHTARKVSDRVLMFFPRWRLEPDDSQILFDGPPSELENAPDRRVRQFVRGEAGERLDEMTRQVDSISG, from the coding sequence ATGATCGATGATTCCATCCTGCCCGAATCCGATACGGGCGCATTGATCGATGTCGACAACGTCAGCATGGTCTTGAACGGCCAATGCATTTTGCAAGACATCAACGTGCAAATCACTCGCGGCCAAACCGTGGCCGTGATTGGGGAAAGCGGCTGTGGCAAAACCGTGTTCATGAAAACACTGGTCGGCTTGCTGAACCCCACACGTGGCCGAGTCCGTTTTGACGGGCAGTCCTTGGGCCAGATGTCACAAGGTGAATTGACGGCAACGCGACGCCGTTTTGGTTTTGTTTTTCAAAACGCCGCGTTGTTTGACAGCATGACAATCTATGAAAACGTCGCCTTTCCCCTTCGTCAGGAAAAGGTTCAGCCGCCGGAATCAGACGTGCGCAACCGTGTGATGCGACACTTGGCCGAAGTTGGTTTGCCGACTTCAGCGGCCGCCAAACGCCCGGCGGAACTTTCCGGCGGGATGCGCAAACGCGTTGGTCTGGCCCGGGCATTGATCTTAAAGCCCGAGTTGGTCGTCTACGACGAACCGACCACTGGCTTGGATCCGATCATGAGTGACGTGATCAATGAATTGATTTTGGACACCCGACGTCGCTACCCCGTCACCAGTATCGTCGTCACGCACGACATGCATACCGCACGCAAGGTGTCCGATCGCGTGTTGATGTTCTTTCCACGCTGGCGATTGGAACCTGACGACAGTCAAATTCTGTTCGATGGTCCACCGAGTGAATTGGAAAACGCGCCGGACCGCCGCGTTCGACAGTTCGTCCGCGGCGAGGCCGGTGAACGCTTGGATGAAATGACCCGACAAGTGGATTCGATTTCGGGATAA
- a CDS encoding TolC family protein: MTARNRRLALATLLACSLTGCNGTLRERQPPPVVTGISQPPVASTVTRQQTQRRSDSSTVQAVDFESEIPSASPPSPATADTSVGNVQPVIVSDPLAVAPAASDGLQTAVAFDASSPPTLSLVDVEAMAMAHPAIAAADAAVREAQGRAYQACLSPNPTLQYQADEVGNEGSAGLHSVGVSQSIVTANKLALANQTLRQVVQQRVADRERTRLQVLTRVRTAYWNALAAQKQAELTDRIVDLAEQSLQSVQDLLDAEEVSKIALLQARVELENARIEAENAKVRADVARRALAAASGSDSIGSSRVDGTLGAGLTDRPWDRWLQTIDATSPELAAAGSELERARWALRLACAQVTPNITGQIGVGVDTGSDDTFARFGISVPLPIHNRNQGNIRAARAAITAAGASIDATRLDLASRLSQSITDYQTALQRYRRLSSQVLADAEETFELSRQAFQAGETNFLQLLTAQRTLFAARLNVLDAAKQAHVAAAAIDGLLVSVDSPN; this comes from the coding sequence ATGACCGCACGAAATCGACGTTTGGCACTCGCGACGCTTTTGGCTTGCAGCCTGACCGGCTGCAACGGCACCTTGCGCGAACGACAACCACCGCCGGTTGTTACGGGCATTTCACAGCCACCGGTCGCATCAACGGTGACGCGGCAGCAAACGCAACGGCGATCGGATTCCTCAACAGTTCAAGCGGTCGACTTCGAATCCGAGATCCCATCGGCATCCCCCCCGTCGCCAGCAACAGCCGATACGTCCGTAGGAAACGTGCAGCCTGTCATCGTTTCAGATCCGCTGGCCGTTGCGCCGGCCGCCTCCGATGGCTTGCAAACGGCAGTGGCCTTTGACGCATCTTCGCCGCCCACACTTTCCTTGGTGGACGTCGAAGCGATGGCCATGGCGCATCCGGCAATTGCCGCCGCCGATGCGGCCGTCCGTGAGGCGCAGGGCCGCGCATACCAGGCTTGCCTTTCGCCCAATCCGACGCTGCAGTACCAAGCCGACGAAGTCGGGAATGAAGGCAGCGCTGGTTTGCACAGCGTTGGCGTATCCCAGTCCATCGTGACCGCCAACAAACTGGCATTGGCCAACCAGACCCTGCGTCAAGTCGTCCAACAGCGGGTCGCGGATCGCGAAAGAACTCGGCTGCAAGTTTTGACCCGTGTTCGCACGGCTTACTGGAATGCTTTGGCCGCTCAGAAGCAAGCGGAACTGACCGACCGGATTGTGGATTTGGCCGAACAGTCGCTGCAGTCGGTTCAAGACCTGTTGGATGCCGAAGAGGTCTCCAAAATCGCACTGCTGCAAGCGCGAGTCGAGTTGGAAAACGCACGCATCGAAGCAGAAAACGCAAAGGTGCGAGCCGACGTCGCACGGCGGGCTCTGGCGGCCGCGTCAGGCAGCGATTCGATCGGTTCGTCTCGAGTGGACGGCACACTAGGTGCTGGACTGACCGACCGACCGTGGGACCGATGGTTGCAAACGATCGACGCCACCAGCCCGGAACTGGCTGCCGCGGGCAGCGAACTGGAACGTGCCCGCTGGGCACTTCGTTTGGCTTGTGCCCAGGTGACGCCCAACATTACCGGACAAATCGGCGTCGGCGTGGACACGGGATCGGATGACACCTTCGCCAGGTTCGGCATCAGCGTCCCGTTGCCGATCCACAACCGAAATCAAGGAAACATTCGTGCCGCCAGAGCAGCCATCACCGCCGCCGGCGCGTCCATCGACGCGACGCGTTTGGACTTGGCATCGCGACTGTCACAAAGCATCACCGATTACCAAACAGCACTTCAAAGGTACCGCCGTCTAAGTAGCCAAGTTCTAGCCGACGCCGAAGAAACCTTTGAATTGTCGCGGCAAGCATTCCAAGCCGGTGAGACCAATTTTCTGCAATTGTTGACCGCTCAGCGAACGTTGTTCGCGGCGCGATTGAATGTGCTGGACGCTGCCAAACAGGCCCACGTGGCCGCCGCGGCGATCGACGGGCTGTTGGTCTCCGTCGATTCGCCGAACTGA